Proteins from one Lacrimispora sphenoides genomic window:
- a CDS encoding class-II fumarase/aspartase family protein, with translation MRAFYDSKSKLDDRGIKRLLSETFKYETWLKVEAALALSQAEEGFIPMEAAKNIGAVRFEDLDLEEMDRIKAKVGHGFVPFVKVLVKACSDEGGKYVHYGVTTQNIQQTSQLYIAKQVNSVFKSFLADILENLGRLALDHADTVMAGRTHGRHAIPITYGYKVSVWISELMNTLERLEESEKRVFVAMMGGAVGGFNSTGLVGRKIQNRVAHKLGMGSMDVPSRNMSQMKLEYLMNLSLLCNTFHKIAEEVYYTGVEEFSEVSESFTPGTIGSSTMPQKINPKLAKGIIANSQKLYSLPSVGLYSAVRMFEGDSSSYMLFEGIMEEGLQLTTEVLIRAEELSRTLQINKEWMLKNVNLNQGLDNSELVMMNVAEKIGKDRAHELMYEKAMMVELEGNDYYNVLTEDETLASMFSADELKSMIDPANYTGLCSVLAEEMAQKALIGAKKLKEKLESE, from the coding sequence ATGAGAGCTTTCTATGATTCTAAGAGTAAACTGGATGACAGAGGGATTAAAAGACTGTTAAGTGAAACATTCAAATATGAGACGTGGCTTAAAGTGGAGGCTGCCCTGGCTCTTTCCCAGGCAGAGGAAGGCTTCATACCAATGGAAGCTGCTAAGAACATTGGGGCGGTCCGGTTTGAAGATCTGGATCTTGAGGAAATGGACCGGATCAAGGCAAAGGTGGGCCATGGGTTTGTCCCCTTTGTAAAGGTGCTGGTGAAGGCCTGCAGTGACGAGGGCGGAAAATATGTCCACTACGGGGTTACAACCCAGAACATCCAGCAGACTTCCCAACTTTATATCGCAAAGCAGGTAAATTCTGTTTTCAAAAGCTTTCTTGCAGATATCCTGGAAAATCTGGGCAGGCTGGCCTTAGACCATGCAGATACAGTCATGGCTGGGAGAACCCATGGCAGGCATGCCATACCCATTACCTATGGATATAAGGTTTCCGTCTGGATCAGCGAGCTGATGAACACTCTGGAACGGCTGGAGGAAAGCGAGAAACGGGTGTTTGTAGCCATGATGGGAGGGGCAGTAGGAGGTTTTAATTCTACGGGTCTTGTTGGCCGCAAAATCCAGAATCGGGTTGCCCATAAACTGGGTATGGGCTCTATGGACGTGCCCAGCCGGAACATGAGTCAGATGAAACTGGAATATTTAATGAATCTGTCTCTTCTATGTAATACGTTTCACAAAATAGCGGAAGAGGTTTATTATACCGGCGTTGAGGAATTCTCTGAGGTCAGCGAATCCTTTACCCCGGGAACCATCGGCAGCTCCACCATGCCACAGAAGATCAATCCCAAGTTAGCCAAGGGGATTATCGCCAATTCCCAGAAGCTTTACTCCCTTCCCTCTGTCGGGCTTTATTCTGCAGTGCGGATGTTTGAAGGGGACAGCAGCTCCTATATGCTGTTTGAAGGAATTATGGAGGAAGGCCTTCAGCTGACGACCGAGGTCCTTATAAGAGCCGAAGAACTAAGCCGCACCCTGCAGATCAACAAAGAGTGGATGCTTAAAAATGTGAACTTAAATCAGGGCCTTGATAACAGCGAACTGGTAATGATGAATGTGGCTGAAAAAATCGGCAAGGACAGAGCTCATGAACTCATGTATGAAAAAGCCATGATGGTGGAGCTGGAAGGAAATGATTATTATAATGTGCTGACTGAGGATGAAACCCTTGCCTCCATGTTTTCGGCAGATGAATTAAAATCCATGATCGACCCCGCAAACTACACAGGGCTCTGCAGCGTGCTTGCAGAGGAGATGGCCCAGAAGGCTCTTATAGGAGCAAAGAAGCTGAAGGAAAAGCTGGAGTCAGAATAG
- a CDS encoding family 4 glycosyl hydrolase: MRKQHVITISGAGSARVPALVGTLVNYKERFPLSKIIFYDIDKERMGLMEAYDRLVLKSYYPECEVVFTTDEDEAYRDVDFIFCQMRVGKTMMRSLDEKIPLRYGLVGQETCGPGGFAYGMRSLGAMKEMVEKVRSYSKDTWILNYTNPAAIVALGLDRLFPDDKRILNLCDQPFSLMKSYSKILGVPQESLRARYFGLNHFGWFTELTDTEGNDYFDTLRSYLKDHDFKPFNAEQRSKSWLDTYVRVNKYMRLMDEYIPTTYMQYYMFPDEIVEESDPDYTRADESRDSREKEVFELCARAVGKDHMDGLEMLTNSVFGNLMVEVAESIAYDLNKEFIVMVKNQGIIDNFEPEAIVEVAGTIGKDGAKGYPFGPIKPYYKGLMEGQYAYELLTVEAFLEKDYTKALMALTLNRTVVDPSKAKAVLDDLMAANKDYWTLR; encoded by the coding sequence ATGAGAAAACAACATGTGATTACAATTTCCGGAGCGGGGAGTGCCCGTGTTCCGGCACTTGTGGGTACGCTGGTCAATTATAAGGAACGTTTTCCTCTTTCAAAAATTATCTTTTATGATATAGATAAAGAGCGCATGGGATTAATGGAGGCTTACGACCGTCTGGTATTAAAATCCTATTATCCGGAATGTGAGGTGGTATTTACAACGGATGAGGATGAAGCTTACAGGGATGTTGACTTTATCTTCTGTCAGATGCGGGTAGGAAAGACAATGATGCGCTCTCTGGATGAAAAGATTCCCCTGCGTTACGGACTGGTCGGGCAGGAGACCTGCGGTCCCGGCGGATTTGCTTACGGGATGCGTTCTCTGGGAGCCATGAAGGAGATGGTGGAAAAGGTCCGTTCCTATTCTAAGGACACCTGGATTTTAAATTATACCAATCCTGCCGCTATTGTGGCATTGGGTCTTGACAGGCTGTTTCCTGATGATAAGCGTATTTTAAACCTGTGCGACCAGCCTTTTTCCTTGATGAAAAGCTACTCCAAAATTCTTGGAGTGCCCCAGGAAAGCCTTCGGGCACGTTACTTTGGACTGAATCATTTCGGGTGGTTTACGGAGCTTACGGATACGGAGGGAAATGATTACTTTGACACGCTGCGGTCTTATTTAAAAGATCATGACTTTAAGCCTTTTAATGCGGAGCAGCGTTCAAAATCATGGCTGGATACCTATGTAAGGGTGAACAAATACATGAGATTAATGGATGAATATATTCCTACCACCTATATGCAGTATTACATGTTTCCCGATGAAATCGTGGAGGAAAGCGACCCGGATTACACCCGTGCCGATGAATCCCGGGATTCCAGGGAAAAGGAAGTGTTTGAACTTTGCGCCAGGGCTGTTGGGAAAGACCACATGGATGGACTGGAAATGCTTACGAACAGTGTGTTTGGAAACCTGATGGTGGAGGTTGCGGAATCCATTGCCTATGATCTGAATAAGGAATTTATTGTGATGGTGAAAAACCAGGGGATCATTGATAATTTTGAACCGGAGGCAATCGTAGAGGTGGCAGGAACCATTGGAAAAGACGGAGCAAAGGGGTATCCCTTTGGGCCCATAAAGCCTTATTACAAGGGACTGATGGAAGGGCAGTATGCCTATGAGCTTCTGACTGTGGAAGCATTTTTGGAAAAAGATTATACAAAGGCATTGATGGCGCTGACGCTGAACCGTACGGTTGTGGACCCTTCCAAGGCAAAAGCGGTGTTAGATGACCTGATGGCTGCAAATAAAGATTATTGGACGTTAAGGTAG
- the nagA gene encoding N-acetylglucosamine-6-phosphate deacetylase has translation MVLYSKHIILENQEFDGFLEMEHGKIKALHKDYTGQYEDFSDFVILPGFIDIHIHGWATGSFWFEKSADALKEMCRTLPYAGVTSFLATSGADTIPEIERCIKAADDAYEADYPGAEMLGVHLEGPFINPLYRGMQREECCILPSLKVMEDIYNSFRNKELCRYMTIAVEQDGAREVLEFCKEKGIQTSVGHSGATFSQIKEIKDAGIGGFTHTFSGMRGFHHRELGVAGAALYFDDMMCEFAKQTGMTVSHEAFDIAFRIKGSKRIIMTTDCSGLAQTRTEFDHYVRKMKFIKEGDKVRISHYDGREEWMDPKNYQAVRELELSYIGSIQNMARHTSVNWFDIMRMTSLNPARYIHADDRKGSIEPGKDADLTIVDSNLNLVSVFCRGKEIRE, from the coding sequence ATGGTACTTTATTCAAAACATATAATTCTTGAAAACCAGGAATTTGACGGATTTTTAGAGATGGAACATGGGAAAATAAAGGCGCTGCATAAGGATTATACAGGGCAATACGAAGATTTTTCTGATTTTGTCATCTTGCCCGGATTCATTGATATCCATATCCATGGCTGGGCGACAGGCTCTTTCTGGTTTGAGAAGAGTGCAGACGCATTAAAAGAAATGTGCCGCACCCTTCCCTATGCAGGAGTTACTTCTTTTTTGGCGACCTCGGGAGCGGATACCATTCCGGAAATCGAGCGTTGCATCAAAGCTGCGGATGATGCCTATGAGGCAGATTATCCGGGAGCTGAGATGTTAGGAGTTCATCTGGAGGGGCCATTTATCAATCCCCTTTACCGGGGGATGCAGAGGGAAGAGTGCTGCATACTTCCGAGCCTTAAGGTGATGGAGGACATCTATAACAGCTTCCGGAACAAAGAGCTTTGCCGGTATATGACCATTGCGGTGGAACAGGATGGGGCAAGAGAGGTACTGGAATTCTGCAAAGAGAAGGGAATACAGACATCTGTCGGCCACAGCGGGGCCACCTTTTCCCAGATCAAAGAGATAAAGGATGCCGGCATCGGCGGTTTTACCCATACCTTCAGCGGAATGCGTGGGTTCCATCACCGGGAGCTGGGAGTGGCGGGAGCTGCCCTGTATTTTGATGATATGATGTGTGAATTTGCCAAGCAGACAGGTATGACTGTGTCTCATGAGGCCTTTGACATTGCTTTCCGGATCAAAGGCAGCAAACGCATTATCATGACTACGGATTGCAGCGGTCTTGCCCAGACCCGGACGGAATTTGATCATTATGTCAGGAAAATGAAATTTATAAAGGAGGGAGATAAGGTACGGATATCTCACTATGACGGCAGGGAGGAATGGATGGACCCTAAGAATTATCAGGCAGTCAGAGAACTGGAGTTAAGTTACATAGGCTCCATTCAGAACATGGCCAGACATACCTCTGTGAATTGGTTTGATATCATGAGGATGACCAGCTTAAATCCTGCCCGGTATATTCATGCAGATGACAGGAAGGGCAGCATAGAACCCGGCAAGGATGCGGACCTAACGATCGTGGATTCAAATTTGAATCTGGTCAGCGTTTTTTGCCGTGGAAAGGAGATACGGGAATAG
- a CDS encoding HAD-IIB family hydrolase: MKCAVSDFDRTLYIDGCISAKNLNAIGDWQAAGNRFVIATGRNESSVRVFLEKYSIKPDALILNNGALLLDETGKELFCRTIDDQTAREVLWYLHGLGEEGSGVSMRNGKVNVLSSSGATTQKPCDGQVSIDQIHSLEEIIQVHRRRQDVQWIRTLCARLNERFPLISAYANVWNGDIVAKGVNKSAAVEWISRYWGGFDEIRTIGDSFNDLQMIKDYGGATLQSGDPEVQAAASLIVEDVAEYLSMP, from the coding sequence ATGAAATGTGCTGTAAGTGACTTTGACAGGACCTTATATATAGATGGCTGTATCAGTGCCAAAAACTTAAACGCGATCGGTGATTGGCAGGCAGCAGGAAACCGGTTTGTCATTGCCACAGGACGCAATGAATCTTCAGTCCGTGTGTTTTTGGAGAAGTATTCGATAAAGCCTGATGCCCTTATATTAAACAATGGCGCTCTCTTGTTAGATGAAACGGGAAAAGAGCTGTTTTGCAGGACCATAGATGATCAAACGGCCAGAGAAGTGCTTTGGTACCTTCACGGTCTTGGTGAGGAAGGAAGCGGTGTATCCATGCGAAACGGAAAGGTGAATGTTCTCTCAAGCTCCGGGGCTACCACTCAAAAGCCCTGTGACGGGCAGGTTTCCATTGACCAGATCCATAGCCTGGAAGAGATCATCCAGGTTCACAGGCGCAGGCAGGATGTGCAGTGGATCCGAACGCTGTGTGCCCGGCTGAATGAGCGGTTCCCTTTGATATCCGCTTACGCCAATGTCTGGAATGGGGATATTGTGGCAAAGGGCGTGAACAAGTCGGCGGCTGTGGAGTGGATCTCCAGGTATTGGGGCGGGTTTGATGAAATCAGGACCATTGGCGACAGTTTCAATGACTTACAGATGATTAAAGATTATGGCGGTGCGACCCTGCAAAGCGGGGATCCTGAGGTTCAGGCGGCTGCCTCATTGATAGTAGAAGATGTGGCAGAATATTTATCAATGCCTTAA